CCTTCAGGGACTTCCGCGAAATCCTCTAGAAAGAGTTCGCGCCCATCCGCAGAGACCCTCACATTATCTATGAAGCCCCCCGCAAACGCGTCGCCGTTTTTGAATGAAATCTCCCCCTGCACCTCCTTTTCCGTGTCGCTGAGATCGGGGAAAGCGTCGGTAAACAGGGCTCGTTCCTGCACAAGGGGTTGCCCGTCCGGTTCGAAGGACAGGATGCCAAAATCATTAACCACACTCAGCCCGAAAAATCGCTGCCCCTCTGGATTCAGACTGGTAGCTCCATCAGCATAGCTGAAAAATTCACCGAGGGGAGCTACAACGGATACCTTCCATTCTTCCAGGGATCGGCCCTCTGGATTAAAGGAGAGGATCCACGGTCTACCCTCACGGTATACCAGCGCTGCGATCCGATCTCCAGGCTCCACGTAGAGCCGCCCCTGAGATTGCACCTCTGCTCCCAGCGACCAGGTGGCCAGCAGTTGATGGAAGGCTCCGCTCCGCTCCTGGCTGGGCAATTCCTCCCCCCGCGCAGTCACTACCAACACCTGATAGAAGTACTCGGTGTTCCCCACCAGACCGCTGTCCACCGTGGAGGTGTCGGCGATAGCCGTTTTCTCGGCGATCATCTGAGGAGTCAGTCCTGCTATGCGGCGCAACACCTGATATGCCTTGAAGCGCGGTCCTTGATAGCGCGTCCACCGCAGCGCTGCGGTGGCGGTCCTGGAATCCAACTGCGTCTCTAGCAACTGCACCTTCGGCAGACTCAAGGGCCGCGCTTCTTCTTCTTGCGAGGAAACCGCGTAACCGCTGCTGTTCACCACGGACACGCGGTAGAGATAGTCGGTGTCGGGCGCCAGGGTGGTGTCCACAAAGGTGATCTGCTCCACCGCCGGGATGGACACCAGGGTATCCACGGCTTCCAGCCCCGGCACCTTGCGCAGCACCCGGTACTCGCGGAAGGGTTGCTGTCCCTCATACCGGGTCCAGGTGAGGGTGGCGGTGCCGGCGGTGTCGTCGAGGGCCACCTGCAGCTCCACTGCCGGGGTGAGGGCCGGGTCAAAGGGGTTGGTGCGCGGGGCGTCGTGGCAGGAGAGCAGCGCCAGGAGCAGCGCGACCAGCACCTTGAACCAACTGTAGACAATCCGCCTCATATCTCCTCCTGCAGCAGCCTGGGGCTGAATTCTTGACAGGGTATAAAGGACATTTTACATTGCCTCAAGACCTGCTGGCGTCCATTTTCCCGACGATGAGTGTATGAACATTGCCTCTGCCAAAATCCGGAGAGCAACTACCGCTCCCCTGAGAAAATCTGTCGCCCCTGGTGTGCTGCCGGGAGGCGTTCCTGTGGCCGAGTCTCTGCTCCACCAGGCTATAGACCAGATCATCTCCGCATTCGACCCTCAGCAGATCATCCTGTTCGGCTCGCATGCCTATGGTGCTCCAGGGCCGGCCAGCGACGTGGACCTCCTGATTGTCATGGATACCGAGGCCCGGCCGGCTGAGCGCATAGTGGGTATCTCGCGCCTGCTCTCGCCCCGGCCTTTTCCCGTAGACCTCATCGTGCGTACTCCCGCTGAGCTGGCTCGCGACCTCAAGCGGGTGGACTCCTTTATGCGCGAGGCTGTCGAGCAGGGGTGGGTCCTCTATGCGCGTCCATGAAGAAGTCCGGGAATGGATAGCCAAGGCCGAAGAGGACTTTGCCGGCGCGGTCCATTTAAACCGCCGCAAGCGGCATCCGCTTCCCAACCTGATCTGCTTCCACGCCCAGCAGTGCGCTGAAAAGTACTTGAAGGCATATCTCATCAGTCGAAAAATTTCTCCACCGAGAATACACGATCTCATAGTGCTGCTGGATCTAGGGGTGTCCTGCGATGCATCCTTTGAGCCCCTCCGCGAGCCTTGCTTGCAACTCGATCCCTATTCGGTCCTGTTTCGCTATCCAGGCCAGGATGCCCTTCCAGAGGAAGTTCCAGCTGTCCTGAGTGCCGCCCGCAAAGTGCGGCTGTTTATGCGCCGGCGTCTGCTGCCCAAGTAGTTGCTCCCTCACGGCGCAAACTTCTGGATCCGCTGGTTGAACACATCCAGCACATAGATATACCCCTCGCTGTCCACGGCGATGCTGCCGGCGAAGTGGTCCGCTCTTTTGCCAAAATCGAACTCGCCCTCGCCGCTGCCTTTGTGCCCCCACTGCGTGAGAGCCTGCCTGTCCGCGTCAAAGACCACGACCCGGGCGTTGCCGGCGTCCAGCACATAGCAGCGTCCGTCTGGCCCCACCGCGAAGGAAGTTGGGTAGTACAGAAAATCTGTAGAGGAGCCCAGTCCTGGACCGATCGCGAAACCCAGATCGGGAGACACGCGGCGAGGCCAGCTCGAAGGATTGCTCGCAGGAACCCGAGCCATTAAGATCTGGTCGAGATCGGGCACACAGACCCCGACCCACGGCGCGCCATCCTTTGGGTTCTGCCAAACCCGGATCTCGCTGACTGGAGCTGCGAACTTGGACTGGGAAACTAGCTTCCCCTCTTGGGTTAGGAGGTAAATCTGGTCCCCCCTGGTAAAAGCCAGGAGGTCCCCCACCAGTGCCAGGCTGCTCCAGAGGTACCCAACCGGGCCTTCGCTCGTATCCCCCCAGAGCACGGGATCCTTCACCGAGGCATTGACCACGCCATCTAGGGCCTCCAGACTCAAGCGGTAGAATACACAGTCCATGAGCAGGATAGGCAGCGAAAGACTGTCTCCCTGCGGCTCAAGCCCCAGCTCCCCAGGAGGGGAAAACTCCCAGTTCAAGAGGGCTTGTTGGGTTGGCGCGGCGAGGTTGAAGGAAAAACGGGAGAAGGTATCTCCTCCTATTTGGATACTTTCACCTTTGGCGATCGTATTCGCCTGATCTGCCTCCAGGCGAAAGTTTTTCCAGGTTTGGTCGGCACGGGTCATTTTTGCACTGCCCAGAATATTGAGCA
This is a stretch of genomic DNA from Chloroflexota bacterium. It encodes these proteins:
- a CDS encoding nucleotidyltransferase domain-containing protein produces the protein MNIASAKIRRATTAPLRKSVAPGVLPGGVPVAESLLHQAIDQIISAFDPQQIILFGSHAYGAPGPASDVDLLIVMDTEARPAERIVGISRLLSPRPFPVDLIVRTPAELARDLKRVDSFMREAVEQGWVLYARP
- a CDS encoding HEPN domain-containing protein — encoded protein: MRVHEEVREWIAKAEEDFAGAVHLNRRKRHPLPNLICFHAQQCAEKYLKAYLISRKISPPRIHDLIVLLDLGVSCDASFEPLREPCLQLDPYSVLFRYPGQDALPEEVPAVLSAARKVRLFMRRRLLPK
- a CDS encoding fibronectin type III domain-containing protein; protein product: MRRIVYSWFKVLVALLLALLSCHDAPRTNPFDPALTPAVELQVALDDTAGTATLTWTRYEGQQPFREYRVLRKVPGLEAVDTLVSIPAVEQITFVDTTLAPDTDYLYRVSVVNSSGYAVSSQEEEARPLSLPKVQLLETQLDSRTATAALRWTRYQGPRFKAYQVLRRIAGLTPQMIAEKTAIADTSTVDSGLVGNTEYFYQVLVVTARGEELPSQERSGAFHQLLATWSLGAEVQSQGRLYVEPGDRIAALVYREGRPWILSFNPEGRSLEEWKVSVVAPLGEFFSYADGATSLNPEGQRFFGLSVVNDFGILSFEPDGQPLVQERALFTDAFPDLSDTEKEVQGEISFKNGDAFAGGFIDNVRVSADGRELFLEDFAEVPEG
- a CDS encoding NHL repeat-containing protein, whose amino-acid sequence is QGEISLKAAGSFPGLLDNVRVSAGGRELFLEDFEEFPEGALDGQLPHNWKLKDGKAFVGQGMLNILGSAKMTRADQTWKNFRLEADQANTIAKGESIQIGGDTFSRFSFNLAAPTQQALLNWEFSPPGELGLEPQGDSLSLPILLMDCVFYRLSLEALDGVVNASVKDPVLWGDTSEGPVGYLWSSLALVGDLLAFTRGDQIYLLTQEGKLVSQSKFAAPVSEIRVWQNPKDGAPWVGVCVPDLDQILMARVPASNPSSWPRRVSPDLGFAIGPGLGSSTDFLYYPTSFAVGPDGRCYVLDAGNARVVVFDADRQALTQWGHKGSGEGEFDFGKRADHFAGSIAVDSEGYIYVLDVFNQRIQKFAP